The following coding sequences are from one Coffea arabica cultivar ET-39 chromosome 11e, Coffea Arabica ET-39 HiFi, whole genome shotgun sequence window:
- the LOC113719269 gene encoding ABC transporter B family member 26, chloroplastic isoform X4, with product MHYIRNRQVKISGIRGCCFGIANMILVKRMRERLYSTLLLQDISFFDYETVGDLTSRLGSDCQQVSRVIGNDLNLISRNLLQGTGALIYLVILSWPLGLCTFAICAMLSTIMLLYGQYQKKAAKLIQDYGASANEVAQETLSLMRTVRVYGTEQQELGRYNNWLEKLADISLRQSAAYGLWNFSFNTLYHSTQVIAVLIGGMFILTGRITAEQLTKFILYSEWLIYSTWSVGDSLSSLMQSIGASEKVFQLMDLPPSNQFISTAGSKLQRLVGHIEFLSVTFSYPSRASVPVLQHVNFQVHPNEVVAIVGLSGSGKSTLVNLLLRLYEPTGGQIMIDGHPIKDLNTKWLRERIGYVGQEPRLLRTDISSNIRYGCPRVVNQKDVERAAKQAYAHEFISSLPNGYQTLVDDELLSGGQKQRIAIARAILRDPDILILDEATSALDAESEHNIKGVLRAVRSDLKTKRTVIVIAHRLSTIQAADKIVVMEGGKIVQVGSHSELLLKDGLYSRLTRRQADAVVPS from the exons ATGCATTACATCAGGAATAGGCAGGTTAAGATCTC TGGTATAAGAGGTTGCTGTTTTGGCATTGCAAATATGATTCTG GTCAAACGAATGAGGGAAAGATTATATTCTACTCTTCTTCTtcag GATATTTCTTTCTTCGACTATGAGACAGTTGGTGACCTAACAAGTAGGCTTGGGTCAGATTGTCAGCAAGTCTCACGCGTAATTGGCAATGACCTTAATCTTATATCTCGCAATTTGCTTCAG GGGACAGGTGCATTAATATACTTAGTGATCTTATCATGGCCACTTGGATTGTGTACATTCGCTATATGCGCTATGCTGTCAACCATAATGCTGTTATACGGCCA GTACCAAAAGAAAGCAGCTAAATTGATCCAAGACTATGGTGCTTCAGCCAATGAA GTTGCTCAAGAGACTCTGTCTTTAATGAGGACTGTAAGAGTGTATGGTACTGAACAACAAGAACTTGGAAG GTACAATAACTGGCTGGAGAAATTAGCGGATATAAGTTTGAGACAGAGTGCTGCATATGGACTTTGGAACTTCAGCTTCAACACCCTCTACCATTCAACACAG GTTATTGCTGTGCTGATCGGAGGAATGTTTATACTGACTGGTCGTATAACAGCAGAGCAACTTACAAAGTTCATATTATACAGCGAATGGCTGATTTATTCAACATGGTCGGTCGGAGACAGCTTGTCATCATTGATGCAGTCTATAGGAGCCAGTGAAAAGGTTTTCCAACTGATGGATCTTCCACCAAGTAATCAGTTCATATCAACTG CAGGGTCAAAATTGCAAAGACTGGTAGGGCATATTGAATTCTTGAGTGTCACCTTTTCCTACCCTTCAAGGGCTTCG GTTCCAGTATTGCAACATGTAAACTTCCAAGTGCATCCTAATGAAGTAGTTGCAATT GTTGGTTTAAGTGGAAGTGGTAAGAGCACTCTAGTGAATCTGTTGCTCCGCCTTTATGAACCAACAGGTGGCCAG ATAATGATTGATGGGCACCCAATTAAAGATTTGAACACCAAGTGGTTAAGGGAAAGAATCGGTTATGTGGGACAG GAACCTCGGCTTCTCCGTACTGATATCAGTTCAAATATAAGATATGGATGTCCCAGGGTGGTAAATCAAAAGGATGTAGAAAGGGCCGCCAAGCAAGCTTATGCCCATGAATTTATTTCATCTTTGCCTAATGGCTATCAAACTCTTGTGGATGATGAATTGCTCAGTGGAGGGCAAAAGCAGAGAATTGCTATAGCAAGGGCAATTCTTAGGGACCCAGACATATTGATCCTAGATGAAGCCACCAGTGCACTGGATGCTGAGAGTGAGCACAACATTAAG GGTGTCCTTCGTGCAGTCAGAAGTGACCTAAAGACAAAGAGAACTGTCATAGTGATTGCACATAG GCTTTCTACAATACAGGCTGCTGACAAAATAGTTGTCATGGAAGGTGGTAAAATTGTTCAG GTAGGTAGCCACTCAGAGCTACTACTGAAAGATGGTTTGTATTCACGATTAACAAGAAGACAGGCCGATGCTGTGGTACCATCTTAG
- the LOC113719269 gene encoding ABC transporter B family member 26, chloroplastic isoform X6, with translation MHYIRNSGIRGCCFGIANMILVKRMRERLYSTLLLQDISFFDYETVGDLTSRLGSDCQQVSRVIGNDLNLISRNLLQGTGALIYLVILSWPLGLCTFAICAMLSTIMLLYGQYQKKAAKLIQDYGASANEVAQETLSLMRTVRVYGTEQQELGRYNNWLEKLADISLRQSAAYGLWNFSFNTLYHSTQVIAVLIGGMFILTGRITAEQLTKFILYSEWLIYSTWSVGDSLSSLMQSIGASEKVFQLMDLPPSNQFISTAGSKLQRLVGHIEFLSVTFSYPSRASVPVLQHVNFQVHPNEVVAIVGLSGSGKSTLVNLLLRLYEPTGGQIMIDGHPIKDLNTKWLRERIGYVGQEPRLLRTDISSNIRYGCPRVVNQKDVERAAKQAYAHEFISSLPNGYQTLVDDELLSGGQKQRIAIARAILRDPDILILDEATSALDAESEHNIKGVLRAVRSDLKTKRTVIVIAHRLSTIQAADKIVVMEGGKIVQVGSHSELLLKDGLYSRLTRRQADAVVPS, from the exons ATGCATTACATCAGGAATAG TGGTATAAGAGGTTGCTGTTTTGGCATTGCAAATATGATTCTG GTCAAACGAATGAGGGAAAGATTATATTCTACTCTTCTTCTtcag GATATTTCTTTCTTCGACTATGAGACAGTTGGTGACCTAACAAGTAGGCTTGGGTCAGATTGTCAGCAAGTCTCACGCGTAATTGGCAATGACCTTAATCTTATATCTCGCAATTTGCTTCAG GGGACAGGTGCATTAATATACTTAGTGATCTTATCATGGCCACTTGGATTGTGTACATTCGCTATATGCGCTATGCTGTCAACCATAATGCTGTTATACGGCCA GTACCAAAAGAAAGCAGCTAAATTGATCCAAGACTATGGTGCTTCAGCCAATGAA GTTGCTCAAGAGACTCTGTCTTTAATGAGGACTGTAAGAGTGTATGGTACTGAACAACAAGAACTTGGAAG GTACAATAACTGGCTGGAGAAATTAGCGGATATAAGTTTGAGACAGAGTGCTGCATATGGACTTTGGAACTTCAGCTTCAACACCCTCTACCATTCAACACAG GTTATTGCTGTGCTGATCGGAGGAATGTTTATACTGACTGGTCGTATAACAGCAGAGCAACTTACAAAGTTCATATTATACAGCGAATGGCTGATTTATTCAACATGGTCGGTCGGAGACAGCTTGTCATCATTGATGCAGTCTATAGGAGCCAGTGAAAAGGTTTTCCAACTGATGGATCTTCCACCAAGTAATCAGTTCATATCAACTG CAGGGTCAAAATTGCAAAGACTGGTAGGGCATATTGAATTCTTGAGTGTCACCTTTTCCTACCCTTCAAGGGCTTCG GTTCCAGTATTGCAACATGTAAACTTCCAAGTGCATCCTAATGAAGTAGTTGCAATT GTTGGTTTAAGTGGAAGTGGTAAGAGCACTCTAGTGAATCTGTTGCTCCGCCTTTATGAACCAACAGGTGGCCAG ATAATGATTGATGGGCACCCAATTAAAGATTTGAACACCAAGTGGTTAAGGGAAAGAATCGGTTATGTGGGACAG GAACCTCGGCTTCTCCGTACTGATATCAGTTCAAATATAAGATATGGATGTCCCAGGGTGGTAAATCAAAAGGATGTAGAAAGGGCCGCCAAGCAAGCTTATGCCCATGAATTTATTTCATCTTTGCCTAATGGCTATCAAACTCTTGTGGATGATGAATTGCTCAGTGGAGGGCAAAAGCAGAGAATTGCTATAGCAAGGGCAATTCTTAGGGACCCAGACATATTGATCCTAGATGAAGCCACCAGTGCACTGGATGCTGAGAGTGAGCACAACATTAAG GGTGTCCTTCGTGCAGTCAGAAGTGACCTAAAGACAAAGAGAACTGTCATAGTGATTGCACATAG GCTTTCTACAATACAGGCTGCTGACAAAATAGTTGTCATGGAAGGTGGTAAAATTGTTCAG GTAGGTAGCCACTCAGAGCTACTACTGAAAGATGGTTTGTATTCACGATTAACAAGAAGACAGGCCGATGCTGTGGTACCATCTTAG
- the LOC113719269 gene encoding ABC transporter B family member 26, chloroplastic isoform X5, with the protein MHYIRNRQVKISGIRGCCFGIANMILVKRMRERLYSTLLLQDISFFDYETVGDLTSRLGSDCQQVSRVIGNDLNLISRNLLQGTGALIYLVILSWPLGLCTFAICAMLSTIMLLYGQYQKKAAKLIQDYGASANEVAQETLSLMRTVRVYGTEQQELGRYNNWLEKLADISLRQSAAYGLWNFSFNTLYHSTQVIAVLIGGMFILTGRITAEQLTKFILYSEWLIYSTWSVGDSLSSLMQSIGASEKVFQLMDLPPSNQFISTGSKLQRLVGHIEFLSVTFSYPSRASVPVLQHVNFQVHPNEVVAIVGLSGSGKSTLVNLLLRLYEPTGGQIMIDGHPIKDLNTKWLRERIGYVGQEPRLLRTDISSNIRYGCPRVVNQKDVERAAKQAYAHEFISSLPNGYQTLVDDELLSGGQKQRIAIARAILRDPDILILDEATSALDAESEHNIKGVLRAVRSDLKTKRTVIVIAHRLSTIQAADKIVVMEGGKIVQVGSHSELLLKDGLYSRLTRRQADAVVPS; encoded by the exons ATGCATTACATCAGGAATAGGCAGGTTAAGATCTC TGGTATAAGAGGTTGCTGTTTTGGCATTGCAAATATGATTCTG GTCAAACGAATGAGGGAAAGATTATATTCTACTCTTCTTCTtcag GATATTTCTTTCTTCGACTATGAGACAGTTGGTGACCTAACAAGTAGGCTTGGGTCAGATTGTCAGCAAGTCTCACGCGTAATTGGCAATGACCTTAATCTTATATCTCGCAATTTGCTTCAG GGGACAGGTGCATTAATATACTTAGTGATCTTATCATGGCCACTTGGATTGTGTACATTCGCTATATGCGCTATGCTGTCAACCATAATGCTGTTATACGGCCA GTACCAAAAGAAAGCAGCTAAATTGATCCAAGACTATGGTGCTTCAGCCAATGAA GTTGCTCAAGAGACTCTGTCTTTAATGAGGACTGTAAGAGTGTATGGTACTGAACAACAAGAACTTGGAAG GTACAATAACTGGCTGGAGAAATTAGCGGATATAAGTTTGAGACAGAGTGCTGCATATGGACTTTGGAACTTCAGCTTCAACACCCTCTACCATTCAACACAG GTTATTGCTGTGCTGATCGGAGGAATGTTTATACTGACTGGTCGTATAACAGCAGAGCAACTTACAAAGTTCATATTATACAGCGAATGGCTGATTTATTCAACATGGTCGGTCGGAGACAGCTTGTCATCATTGATGCAGTCTATAGGAGCCAGTGAAAAGGTTTTCCAACTGATGGATCTTCCACCAAGTAATCAGTTCATATCAACTG GGTCAAAATTGCAAAGACTGGTAGGGCATATTGAATTCTTGAGTGTCACCTTTTCCTACCCTTCAAGGGCTTCG GTTCCAGTATTGCAACATGTAAACTTCCAAGTGCATCCTAATGAAGTAGTTGCAATT GTTGGTTTAAGTGGAAGTGGTAAGAGCACTCTAGTGAATCTGTTGCTCCGCCTTTATGAACCAACAGGTGGCCAG ATAATGATTGATGGGCACCCAATTAAAGATTTGAACACCAAGTGGTTAAGGGAAAGAATCGGTTATGTGGGACAG GAACCTCGGCTTCTCCGTACTGATATCAGTTCAAATATAAGATATGGATGTCCCAGGGTGGTAAATCAAAAGGATGTAGAAAGGGCCGCCAAGCAAGCTTATGCCCATGAATTTATTTCATCTTTGCCTAATGGCTATCAAACTCTTGTGGATGATGAATTGCTCAGTGGAGGGCAAAAGCAGAGAATTGCTATAGCAAGGGCAATTCTTAGGGACCCAGACATATTGATCCTAGATGAAGCCACCAGTGCACTGGATGCTGAGAGTGAGCACAACATTAAG GGTGTCCTTCGTGCAGTCAGAAGTGACCTAAAGACAAAGAGAACTGTCATAGTGATTGCACATAG GCTTTCTACAATACAGGCTGCTGACAAAATAGTTGTCATGGAAGGTGGTAAAATTGTTCAG GTAGGTAGCCACTCAGAGCTACTACTGAAAGATGGTTTGTATTCACGATTAACAAGAAGACAGGCCGATGCTGTGGTACCATCTTAG